A window from Mauremys reevesii isolate NIE-2019 linkage group 9, ASM1616193v1, whole genome shotgun sequence encodes these proteins:
- the HES1 gene encoding transcription factor HES-1, whose translation MPADMMEKNSSPVAATPASVSATPDKPKTASEHRKSSKPIMEKRRRARINESLSQLKTLILDALKKDSSRHSKLEKADILEMTVKHLRNLQRAQMTAALSTDPTVLGKYRAGFSECMNEVTRFLSTCEGVNTEVRTRLLGHLASCMTQINAMNYPAQPPPLPPPGAPHASFGQPLVQIPAGAAPPGGGVVPLSGMPCKLGSPAGETTKVYGGFQLVPATDGQFAFLIPNTFAPGGAVVPLYPSGGPGSGGPTGGPSLTADSVWRPW comes from the exons ATGCCCGCTGACATGATGGAGAAAAACTCCTCCCCGGTCGCGGCGACCCCGGCCAGCGTCAGCGCGACGCCGGACAAACCGAAGACCGCGTCCGAGCACCGCAAG TCCTCCAAGCCCATCATGGAGAAGAGGCGGCGGGCGCGGATCAACGAgagcctgagccagctgaagacgCTCATCCTGGACGCGCTGAAGAAAGAC AGCTCGCGGCACTCCAAGCTGGAGAAGGCCGATATCCTGGAGATGACCGTGAAGCATCTCCGGAACCTGCAGCGCGCCCAGATGACGG ctgctCTCAGCACGGACCCTACGGTGCTGGGCAAGTACCGGGCCGGCTTCAGCGAGTGCATGAACGAGGTCACCCGCTTCCTCTCCACCTGCGAGGGTGTGAACACCGAGGTGCGCACCCGGCTCCTCGGGCACTTGGCCAGCTGCATGACCCAGATCAACGCCATGAACTACCCAGCGCAGCCaccgccactgcccccacccgGGGCTCCACACGCCTCCTTCGGGCAGCCGCTGGTGCAGATCCCGGCGGGGGCCGCACCCCCAGGCGGCGGTGTGGTGCCGCTCAGCGGGATGCCTTGCAAGTTGGGGAGCCCGGCGGGGGAGACCACCAAGGTGTACGGTGGCTTCCAGCTGGTGCCTGCCACGGACGGCCAGTTCGCCTTTCTCATCCCCAACACCTTCGCGCCTGGCGGGGCCGTGGTGCCACTGTACCC